One genomic segment of Impatiens glandulifera chromosome 6, dImpGla2.1, whole genome shotgun sequence includes these proteins:
- the LOC124942005 gene encoding kinesin-like protein KIN-12F isoform X3, whose amino-acid sequence MIRDSKFLRRNSKCLDSDEVENIPANPGDLLGSQTCVDLTRPPLNTIHELIPTRAVSKQEHGVKMSKVDRTPTKMKKKASDPLQTHENQHLATKNRFAEVCEENRVDSAKCDSQSSRGTGNGAILAPITTPRSTKVAGRPSSGYSECSSTKSTPTKIVSKPPNPGLMNVSRPPVNGGSRIGSYAALSKGIPVSCVPSTVVNAVDVPHFDLNEDLSFWMEHNAQVLIRVRPLNNMERSTCGYNRCLKQESAQSITWVGQPETLFTFDHVACESIDQETLFKMAGLPMVENCLSGYNSCMFAYGQTGSGKTHTMLGEIEELQVKPSPNRGMTPRIFEFLFARIQAEEESRRDEKLKYKCKCSFLEIYNEQITDLLDPSSTNLSIREDIKKGVYVENLSEFEVQTVGDILTLLSQGSSNRRVAATNMNRESSRSHSVFTCVIESRWEKDAICNLRFARLNLVDLAGSERQKSSGAEGERLKEAANINKSLSTLGHVIMVLVDVANGKPRHIPYRDSKLTFLLQDSLGGNSKTMIIANVSPSMGCVAETLNTLKFAQRAKLIQNNAIVNEDSSEDIIALQHQIRNLKEELSFLRRKHVSRSISFGLGDRLKYLENDCEDKENEMEQQHFNSSGSESKDVIRMSSSNQIKSLETTLAGVLRREQIADSTIKQLEAEIEQLNLLVYQKEDDTRCTKMMLKFREEKIQRLESLVGGLITPDTYLLKENNLLSEEIQLLKDKLDRDPENVRILEQPRRVQDLYEGERNVLLSEVSQLGEQLNKALKDLEDCRNNLSLSVENKARVQNEVNVLCASLDCSTEVTKELIIEAKGQSLQGDGKDNGMMSHGTCAHHIEDLVNLQLEIDILKIILTEERSSHAEMEEKERFFCRDLELVNGKLLLMTKEYENVKAELKEATTVIESLESQQFLSIHEIDDLRNTNNQYAVLLKENELEISSLKEQISCNNVRDPHLEEKLKKMQESLEKAKRMNIWYQKARSFQSCNEEEIDEVCRQAEAETAEVIVCLQDEVNILEEQVHLSNQKETESKDKLLHMQADLEELQGKSFLMAQELQQKDEELRSLSKTWELFIKEIETNLVEGHKVLDDASRQFDFTSSSLIQRRSWIFEQVMNIQYMVAERDLLIQKLNSCLYDADEKRGEIENMLRSLRGAVLVITEAHQQECIAKENEIMFLKSELSSKVSTIALLENKFMQKEEQLQKASTCATAAFVVVNRLSEVNSLYVDKLNLNEGSLHNQDVEVRDLRLQLSVEKENTCIMEQKLEDTKKQGILKMGEKVSEVLNSVSELRSCIDISRKSAEDQDDDIIISKSQLGRCRKINQ is encoded by the exons ATGATTCGGGATTCCAAATTCCTTCGCCGAAATTCAAAATGTTTGGATTCAGATGAGGTCGAAAACATACCAGCAAATCCAGGGGATTTGCTGGGTTCTCAGACCTGTGTCGATCTAACTAGACCTCCCTTAAATACGATTCATGAACTAATCCCGACCAGAGCTGTTTCCAAGCAAGAACATGGTGTTAAGATGTCAAAAGTTGATAGAACTCCCAccaaaatgaagaagaaagctTCCGATCCTCTTCAAACACACGAAAATCAACACTTGGCTACTAAAAATCGTTTTGCCGAGGTTTGTGAGGAAAACCGGGTTGATTCAGCTAAGTGTGACAGTCAATCAAGCCGAGGGACTGGTAATGGTGCCATTTTAGCTCCTATAACTACTCCTAGGTCAACTAAGGTAGCTGGAAGGCCTAGTTCGGGATATTCAGAATGTAGTTCTACCAAGAGCACTCCAACTAAGATTGTTAGTAAGCCTCCAAATCCTGGTCTGATGAATGTTTCCCGTCCACCAGTAAATGGAGGTTCTAGAATAGGGAGTTATGCTGCATTATCGAAAGGGATTCCAGTTTCGTGTGTTCCCTCTACTGTTGTTAATGCAGTTGATGTGCCTCATTTTGATCTTAATGAAGACTTATCTTTCTGGATGGAGCATAATGCACAG GTTTTGATACGTGTTCGACCTCTGAATAATATGGAGAGGAGTACTTGTGGTTACAATAGGTGTCTGAAGCAAGAGAGTGCACAATCCATCACATGGGTTGGTCAGCCAGAAACTCTGTTTACATTTGATCATGTAGCCTGTGAATCAATTGACCAG gaaacactttttaaaatGGCAGGTCTACCAATGGTGGAGAACTGCTTATCTGGATACAATAGCTGCATGTTTGCCTATGGGCAG ACTGGAAGTGGTAAGACACACACAATGCTGGGAGAGATTGAGGAATTGCAAGTCAAGCCCTCTCCTAACCGTGGAATGACTCCAAGAATATTCGAGTTCTTATTTGCCAGAATACAAGCT GAAGAAGAAAGCAGAAGAGATGAGAAATTGAAATACAAATGCAAGTGCTCTTTCTTAGAGATATATAATGAACAAATAACTGATTTGCTTGATCCTTCATCTACAAATCTATca ATAAGGGAAGATATCAAGAAAGGCGTCTATGTTGAAAATCTTTCAGAGTTTGAAGTTCAAACTGTTGGCGACATTCTCACTCTTTTGAGCCAG GGTTCTTCCAATAGACGAGTCGCTGCTACAAATATGAACAGAGAGAGCAGTCGTTCACACAGTGTTTTTACATGCGTGATTGAGAGTAGATGGGAAAAAGATGCAATTTGCAACCTAAGATTTGCACGACTAAATCTTGTCGATCTTGCTGGCTCTGAAAG GCAGAAAAGTTCTGGTGCTGAAGGTGAACGTCTAAAGGAGGCAGCAAACATCAATAAATCATTGTCCACATTAGG TCACGTGATAATGGTTCTAGTAGATGTAGCAAATGGAAAGCCGAGGCATATTCCTTACAGGGATTCAAAGCTGACTTTTCTTCTTCAG GACTCACTTGGTGGAAACTCGAAGACGATGATAATTGCTAATGTGAGCCCTTCCATGGG CTGCGTTGCTGAAACTCTTAACACTTTAAAGTTTGCTCAAAGAGCAAAACTCATTCAGAATAAT GCAATTGTCAATGAAGATTCTTCTGAAGATATCATTGCGCTGCAACACCAGATAAGAAATCTTAAA GAAGAGCTTTCTTTCCTCAGACGCAAGCATGTTTCCAGGTCTATATCTTTTGGGCTGGGTGATAGGCTAAAGTACCTTGAAAATGATTGCgaagataaagaaaatgaaatggaACAGCAGCATTTTAACTCTTCTGGATCTGAGTCCAAGGACGTTATTAGGATGTCTTCTTCTAATCAG attaaatcaCTGGAGACAACTCTTGCTGGCGTGTTGAGAAGAGAACAAATTGCAGATAGTACTATTAAGCAACTTGAAGCTGAAATTGAACAACTGAATCTCTTG GTTTATCAGAAAGAGGACGACACCAGGTGCACAAAAATGATGCTGAAATTTCGGGAGGAAAAAATCCAGAGGTTGGAGTCGCTTGTTGGTGGTCTAATTACTCCAGATACATATTTACTTAAAGAGAATAATTTACTATCTGAAGAGATTCAGCTGCTTAAAGATAAACTTGATAGAGATCCAGAAAATGTCAGGATTTTAGAACAACCTAGAAG AGTTCAAGATCTCTATGAAGGGGAGAGGAATGTTCTGCTATCTGAGGTATCTCAACTAGGTGAACAg TTAAACAAAGCTCTCAAAGACCTGGAAGACTGCAGAAACAACTTATCCTTATCCGTAGAGAATAAAGCCAGGGTCCAAAA TGAAGTTAATGTGTTGTGTGCTTCACTTGATTGCAGTACTGAAGTCACAaag GAGCTGATAATTGAAGCTAAGGGTCAATCACTTCAAGGAGATGGAAAAGATAATGGAATGATGAGTCACGGAACTTGTGCTCATCACATAGAAGACTTAGTGAACTTGCAATTAGAGATTGATATTCTAAAGATTATTCTTACAGAAGAAAGGTCATCTCATGCAGAAATGGAGGAAAAAGAAAGGTTCTTTTGTAGGGATCTAGAGTTGGTAAACGGAAAGCTTTTATTGATGACTAAAGAATATGAAAATGTTAAAGCAGAACTTAAGGAAGCAACAACCGTTATTGAATCCCTGGAGTCCCAACAATTTCTCTCAATCCATGAAATTGATGATCTTAGGAATACAAACAACCAGTATGCAGTGCTTTTAAAAGAGAATGAGCTTGAAATCTCTTCACTGAAGGAACAAATATCATGTAATAATGTAAGAGACCCCCATTTAGAAGAAAAACTCAAGAAGATGCAAGAGTCTCTTGAAAAGGCCAAGAGAATGAATATATGGTACCAAAAAGCTCGTTCATTTCAGTCATGtaatgaagaagaaatagatgaGGTTTGTAGACAAGCTGAAGCTGAAACTGCTGAGGTGATAGTCTGTTTGCAAGATGAAGTCAACATTCTTGAGGAGCAAGTTCACCTCAGTAATCAAAAGGAGACCGAGTCCAAAGATAAGTTACTGCATATGCAAGCTGATCTGGAGGAACTACAGGGAAAATCATTTCTTATGGCCCAAGAGCTACAACAAAAGGATGAAGAATTAAGATCTTTATCTAAAACCTGGGAGTTATTTATCAAAGAGATTGAAACTAATCTTGTTGAAGGGCACAAGGTGCTAGATGATGCTTCACGCCAGTTTGACTTCACTTCAAGTTCATTAATACAGAGGAGATCCTGGATATTTGAACAAGTGATGAATATCCAATATATGGTAGCTGAAAGAGATTTACTGattcaaaaactcaattctTGTTTATATGATGCCGATGAGAAAAGAGGTGAGATTGAAAATATGTTGAGGTCTTTGAGAGGGGCAGTACTGGTAATAACTGAAGCACATCAACAAGAATGCATTGCAAAGGAGAATGAAATCATGTTTCTGAAGTCTGAACTAAGCTCAAAAGTATCTACAATCGCACTACTGGAGAATAAGTTCATGCAAAAGGAAGAACAACTACAAAAAGCATCAACATGTGCCACTGCTGCTTTTGTGGTAGTGAATCGGCTGTCTGAGGTGAACTCCTTATACGtggataaattaaatttgaatgagGGATCTCTTCATAATCAGGATGTTGAAGTAAGGGATCTAAGATTGCAGCTTTCTGTGGAGAAAGAAAATACTTGCATAATGGAACAGAAACTGGAAGACACTAAAAAACAGGGCATTTTGAAAATGGGTGAGAAAGTTTCTGAAGTACTAAACAGTGTTTCAGAACTCAGGTCATGCATCGATATTTCAAGAAAGAGTGCTGAAGATCAAGATGATGACATCATCATCAGCAAATCACAG CTAGGTCGTTGCAGGAAGATAAACCAATGA
- the LOC124942005 gene encoding kinesin-like protein KIN-12D isoform X1: MIRDSKFLRRNSKCLDSDEVENIPANPGDLLGSQTCVDLTRPPLNTIHELIPTRAVSKQEHGVKMSKVDRTPTKMKKKASDPLQTHENQHLATKNRFAEVCEENRVDSAKCDSQSSRGTGNGAILAPITTPRSTKVAGRPSSGYSECSSTKSTPTKIVSKPPNPGLMNVSRPPVNGGSRIGSYAALSKGIPVSCVPSTVVNAVDVPHFDLNEDLSFWMEHNAQVLIRVRPLNNMERSTCGYNRCLKQESAQSITWVGQPETLFTFDHVACESIDQETLFKMAGLPMVENCLSGYNSCMFAYGQTGSGKTHTMLGEIEELQVKPSPNRGMTPRIFEFLFARIQAEEESRRDEKLKYKCKCSFLEIYNEQITDLLDPSSTNLSIREDIKKGVYVENLSEFEVQTVGDILTLLSQGSSNRRVAATNMNRESSRSHSVFTCVIESRWEKDAICNLRFARLNLVDLAGSERQKSSGAEGERLKEAANINKSLSTLGHVIMVLVDVANGKPRHIPYRDSKLTFLLQDSLGGNSKTMIIANVSPSMGCVAETLNTLKFAQRAKLIQNNAIVNEDSSEDIIALQHQIRNLKEELSFLRRKHVSRSISFGLGDRLKYLENDCEDKENEMEQQHFNSSGSESKDVIRMSSSNQIKSLETTLAGVLRREQIADSTIKQLEAEIEQLNLLVYQKEDDTRCTKMMLKFREEKIQRLESLVGGLITPDTYLLKENNLLSEEIQLLKDKLDRDPENVRILEQPRRVQDLYEGERNVLLSEVSQLGEQLNKALKDLEDCRNNLSLSVENKARVQNEVNVLCASLDCSTEVTKELIIEAKGQSLQGDGKDNGMMSHGTCAHHIEDLVNLQLEIDILKIILTEERSSHAEMEEKERFFCRDLELVNGKLLLMTKEYENVKAELKEATTVIESLESQQFLSIHEIDDLRNTNNQYAVLLKENELEISSLKEQISCNNVRDPHLEEKLKKMQESLEKAKRMNIWYQKARSFQSCNEEEIDEVCRQAEAETAEVIVCLQDEVNILEEQVHLSNQKETESKDKLLHMQADLEELQGKSFLMAQELQQKDEELRSLSKTWELFIKEIETNLVEGHKVLDDASRQFDFTSSSLIQRRSWIFEQVMNIQYMVAERDLLIQKLNSCLYDADEKRGEIENMLRSLRGAVLVITEAHQQECIAKENEIMFLKSELSSKVSTIALLENKFMQKEEQLQKASTCATAAFVVVNRLSEVNSLYVDKLNLNEGSLHNQDVEVRDLRLQLSVEKENTCIMEQKLEDTKKQGILKMGEKVSEVLNSVSELRSCIDISRKSAEDQDDDIIISKSQQARSLQEDKPMKLKSDIGSYGDPTIVLLRNELESALGSLDEVEVEIRKLCLEKDEIRISENQCREKMKSLISQLLSFEAIVNNFEKQTGQKIASLDHKLKEIQELVQEASCCWFPEERESLRFKHGNAKKSTQQISDEPYCSLSKFKEAHITMMEADMVINGLMIANETMKLEVKELKKIEITLTKDKNSLVEHYKSLEEKYASDMKDLKKVVMDLSEIISSTVNPFKEEDYDVQIIKSQVKASIKLMHTWIEDVWSEVILRDCAISVLHLCHMGIMLETVTGLNAENDLLKIGLCESNTVVSELRNHNSKSRKELEMCRALKGKILAGIKDGFDRITKKGGEANSEVKLKLDSFEKKIFDLQLQEELMLNRFKQMGSELTILIKEMDFNSDEME, from the exons ATGATTCGGGATTCCAAATTCCTTCGCCGAAATTCAAAATGTTTGGATTCAGATGAGGTCGAAAACATACCAGCAAATCCAGGGGATTTGCTGGGTTCTCAGACCTGTGTCGATCTAACTAGACCTCCCTTAAATACGATTCATGAACTAATCCCGACCAGAGCTGTTTCCAAGCAAGAACATGGTGTTAAGATGTCAAAAGTTGATAGAACTCCCAccaaaatgaagaagaaagctTCCGATCCTCTTCAAACACACGAAAATCAACACTTGGCTACTAAAAATCGTTTTGCCGAGGTTTGTGAGGAAAACCGGGTTGATTCAGCTAAGTGTGACAGTCAATCAAGCCGAGGGACTGGTAATGGTGCCATTTTAGCTCCTATAACTACTCCTAGGTCAACTAAGGTAGCTGGAAGGCCTAGTTCGGGATATTCAGAATGTAGTTCTACCAAGAGCACTCCAACTAAGATTGTTAGTAAGCCTCCAAATCCTGGTCTGATGAATGTTTCCCGTCCACCAGTAAATGGAGGTTCTAGAATAGGGAGTTATGCTGCATTATCGAAAGGGATTCCAGTTTCGTGTGTTCCCTCTACTGTTGTTAATGCAGTTGATGTGCCTCATTTTGATCTTAATGAAGACTTATCTTTCTGGATGGAGCATAATGCACAG GTTTTGATACGTGTTCGACCTCTGAATAATATGGAGAGGAGTACTTGTGGTTACAATAGGTGTCTGAAGCAAGAGAGTGCACAATCCATCACATGGGTTGGTCAGCCAGAAACTCTGTTTACATTTGATCATGTAGCCTGTGAATCAATTGACCAG gaaacactttttaaaatGGCAGGTCTACCAATGGTGGAGAACTGCTTATCTGGATACAATAGCTGCATGTTTGCCTATGGGCAG ACTGGAAGTGGTAAGACACACACAATGCTGGGAGAGATTGAGGAATTGCAAGTCAAGCCCTCTCCTAACCGTGGAATGACTCCAAGAATATTCGAGTTCTTATTTGCCAGAATACAAGCT GAAGAAGAAAGCAGAAGAGATGAGAAATTGAAATACAAATGCAAGTGCTCTTTCTTAGAGATATATAATGAACAAATAACTGATTTGCTTGATCCTTCATCTACAAATCTATca ATAAGGGAAGATATCAAGAAAGGCGTCTATGTTGAAAATCTTTCAGAGTTTGAAGTTCAAACTGTTGGCGACATTCTCACTCTTTTGAGCCAG GGTTCTTCCAATAGACGAGTCGCTGCTACAAATATGAACAGAGAGAGCAGTCGTTCACACAGTGTTTTTACATGCGTGATTGAGAGTAGATGGGAAAAAGATGCAATTTGCAACCTAAGATTTGCACGACTAAATCTTGTCGATCTTGCTGGCTCTGAAAG GCAGAAAAGTTCTGGTGCTGAAGGTGAACGTCTAAAGGAGGCAGCAAACATCAATAAATCATTGTCCACATTAGG TCACGTGATAATGGTTCTAGTAGATGTAGCAAATGGAAAGCCGAGGCATATTCCTTACAGGGATTCAAAGCTGACTTTTCTTCTTCAG GACTCACTTGGTGGAAACTCGAAGACGATGATAATTGCTAATGTGAGCCCTTCCATGGG CTGCGTTGCTGAAACTCTTAACACTTTAAAGTTTGCTCAAAGAGCAAAACTCATTCAGAATAAT GCAATTGTCAATGAAGATTCTTCTGAAGATATCATTGCGCTGCAACACCAGATAAGAAATCTTAAA GAAGAGCTTTCTTTCCTCAGACGCAAGCATGTTTCCAGGTCTATATCTTTTGGGCTGGGTGATAGGCTAAAGTACCTTGAAAATGATTGCgaagataaagaaaatgaaatggaACAGCAGCATTTTAACTCTTCTGGATCTGAGTCCAAGGACGTTATTAGGATGTCTTCTTCTAATCAG attaaatcaCTGGAGACAACTCTTGCTGGCGTGTTGAGAAGAGAACAAATTGCAGATAGTACTATTAAGCAACTTGAAGCTGAAATTGAACAACTGAATCTCTTG GTTTATCAGAAAGAGGACGACACCAGGTGCACAAAAATGATGCTGAAATTTCGGGAGGAAAAAATCCAGAGGTTGGAGTCGCTTGTTGGTGGTCTAATTACTCCAGATACATATTTACTTAAAGAGAATAATTTACTATCTGAAGAGATTCAGCTGCTTAAAGATAAACTTGATAGAGATCCAGAAAATGTCAGGATTTTAGAACAACCTAGAAG AGTTCAAGATCTCTATGAAGGGGAGAGGAATGTTCTGCTATCTGAGGTATCTCAACTAGGTGAACAg TTAAACAAAGCTCTCAAAGACCTGGAAGACTGCAGAAACAACTTATCCTTATCCGTAGAGAATAAAGCCAGGGTCCAAAA TGAAGTTAATGTGTTGTGTGCTTCACTTGATTGCAGTACTGAAGTCACAaag GAGCTGATAATTGAAGCTAAGGGTCAATCACTTCAAGGAGATGGAAAAGATAATGGAATGATGAGTCACGGAACTTGTGCTCATCACATAGAAGACTTAGTGAACTTGCAATTAGAGATTGATATTCTAAAGATTATTCTTACAGAAGAAAGGTCATCTCATGCAGAAATGGAGGAAAAAGAAAGGTTCTTTTGTAGGGATCTAGAGTTGGTAAACGGAAAGCTTTTATTGATGACTAAAGAATATGAAAATGTTAAAGCAGAACTTAAGGAAGCAACAACCGTTATTGAATCCCTGGAGTCCCAACAATTTCTCTCAATCCATGAAATTGATGATCTTAGGAATACAAACAACCAGTATGCAGTGCTTTTAAAAGAGAATGAGCTTGAAATCTCTTCACTGAAGGAACAAATATCATGTAATAATGTAAGAGACCCCCATTTAGAAGAAAAACTCAAGAAGATGCAAGAGTCTCTTGAAAAGGCCAAGAGAATGAATATATGGTACCAAAAAGCTCGTTCATTTCAGTCATGtaatgaagaagaaatagatgaGGTTTGTAGACAAGCTGAAGCTGAAACTGCTGAGGTGATAGTCTGTTTGCAAGATGAAGTCAACATTCTTGAGGAGCAAGTTCACCTCAGTAATCAAAAGGAGACCGAGTCCAAAGATAAGTTACTGCATATGCAAGCTGATCTGGAGGAACTACAGGGAAAATCATTTCTTATGGCCCAAGAGCTACAACAAAAGGATGAAGAATTAAGATCTTTATCTAAAACCTGGGAGTTATTTATCAAAGAGATTGAAACTAATCTTGTTGAAGGGCACAAGGTGCTAGATGATGCTTCACGCCAGTTTGACTTCACTTCAAGTTCATTAATACAGAGGAGATCCTGGATATTTGAACAAGTGATGAATATCCAATATATGGTAGCTGAAAGAGATTTACTGattcaaaaactcaattctTGTTTATATGATGCCGATGAGAAAAGAGGTGAGATTGAAAATATGTTGAGGTCTTTGAGAGGGGCAGTACTGGTAATAACTGAAGCACATCAACAAGAATGCATTGCAAAGGAGAATGAAATCATGTTTCTGAAGTCTGAACTAAGCTCAAAAGTATCTACAATCGCACTACTGGAGAATAAGTTCATGCAAAAGGAAGAACAACTACAAAAAGCATCAACATGTGCCACTGCTGCTTTTGTGGTAGTGAATCGGCTGTCTGAGGTGAACTCCTTATACGtggataaattaaatttgaatgagGGATCTCTTCATAATCAGGATGTTGAAGTAAGGGATCTAAGATTGCAGCTTTCTGTGGAGAAAGAAAATACTTGCATAATGGAACAGAAACTGGAAGACACTAAAAAACAGGGCATTTTGAAAATGGGTGAGAAAGTTTCTGAAGTACTAAACAGTGTTTCAGAACTCAGGTCATGCATCGATATTTCAAGAAAGAGTGCTGAAGATCAAGATGATGACATCATCATCAGCAAATCACAG CAAGCTAGGTCGTTGCAGGAAGATAAACCAATGAAACTGAAATCTGATATTGGTAGCTATGGAGATCCTACTATTGTTCTTTTGAGAAATGAATTGGAATCTGCTCTTGGAAGCTTGGATGAGGTGGAAGTTGAGATAAGAAAGCTGTGTCTTGAGAAAGACGAGATTCGGATATCTGAAAATCAGTGTAGGGAGAAGATGAAATCTCTTATTTCCCAATTACTTTCCTTTGAGGCAATCGTGAATAACTTTGAGAAGCAAACTGGACAAAAAATTGCATCTTTGGATCACAAGTTAAAGGAAATTCAGGAACTTGTGCAAGAAGCTAGCTGTTGTTGGTTCCCTGAAGAAAGAGAG TCGCTTAGGTTCAAACACGGGAATGCAAAGAAATCGACACAACAGATAAGTGACGAGCCTTATTGTTCCCTTTCAAAATTCAAAGAGGCTCATATTACTATGATGGAGGCAGACATGGTGATAAACGGGCTAATGATAGCAAATGAAACTATGAAGCTCGAAGTCAAGGAGCTGAAGAAGATCGAGATCACATTGACCAAAGACAAGAATTCCCTTGTAGAACATTACAAATCCCTTGAGGAAAAATACGCTTCAGATATGAAAGATTTGAAAAAGGTGGTTATGGATTTGAGCGAGATCATATCCTCTACTGTGAATCCTTTCAAGGAGGAGGATTATGatgttcaaataattaaatctcaAGTTAAAGCATCAATAAAGCTGATGCACACATGGATTGAAGATGTTTGGTCAGAGGTTATTTTAAGAGATTGTGCCATTTCTGTACTACACTTATGTCATATGGGTATAATGCTGGAAACAGTAACCGGTTTGAATGCAGAGAATGATCTGCTTAAAATCGGGCTTTGTGAATCGAACACTGTGGTATCTGAACTGAGGAATCACAATTCAAAATCGAGAAAGGAACTTGAGATGTGCAGGGCTTTGAAGGGGAAGATATTGGCTGGTATTAAGGATGGTTTTGATCGAATAACTAAGAAGGGAGGTGAAGCTAATAGTGAAGTGAAATTGAAGTTGGACAGTTTCgagaagaaaatatttgatttacaGCTTCAGGAGGAGTTGATGTTGAATAGATTTAAACAAATGGGATCTGAACTCACCATTCTAATAAAAGAGATGGATTTTAATTCTGATGAGATGGAATGA